A stretch of DNA from Spirosoma endbachense:
CTTGCACGGGTTGATGCCCCGCCAATTTGGATACCCTGACCGCTCTCAATCGCTTGAATCGGTGAGGCAATGGCTATTTGGCGAGATACCAGCGCACTATGCTGTGCCTGCCCATTCGCTTAACCGGATAGGTGAGGCAAAGGGGTCGCTGGTTGGTGGCAATCTTACCATGCTTGTTAATTCGCTGGGTACGTCTACAGATATCGACTTTTCAGGATCGATTCTATTTATCGAGGATATAGACGAAACACTTTTCTCGCTCGATCGCATGATGACTCAACTTCGTCGGGGAGGTAGACTGGCGAAGTTAGCAGGTTTGGTAGTAGGCCAGTTTTCCGATATGCGCCTTAATCCATCGTTACCATTTGGCAAAGACGCGTTTTCAATAATTGCCGATTCGGTGTTCGAGTATAATTACCCAATTATTTTTGATTTTCCCGCTGGCCATGTAACGTACAATTTAGCTTTACCAATTGGGCGAACAGTCGTTATGAAAGTTGACTCAGAAAAAGGAGAGCTATTATTCTGAAATATTCCTGAATAGACCGGTTTTGGAGTAGTTTTTTAATATTATTTTAATAATAGAATAGATTAAAAATATATATTCATACATAAAATAACTTCTCCTATACAATTAAAAACGGCATCGGTTACGGCGAATGTAAATTTACTTATTGATTATTATTTTTTAGTAGCTGACTAGTAAATTTCACTTGCTGTAGTGGTGTAAAACTACTACCAGCGTTATGAACATGTGGCAAGTGAAAAACCTATACTGGGTGTCTGCTATAGCTATGCTTGTATTTGGTTGTGAGAATGCAAATAATGATAAAATACCGATAGATACCGACAAAATTGTCTTAATGACGTCAAAAGGTATTAAAAATAATTATAAAAATTTTGATAAAATTGGCTATAAAAAAGGAGATAAAATTCTGGATTTTACCTTATTTTCTCTCGATGGAATCCGTTTTAATTTTTCGGAAATATTAAAAATCAATAAACCTATTTTATTGATTTCAGGCAGTTATACATGTGATATTACCCGCCGTAATATGGTTGATATAAACTCAATAGCTGCCAAATATAAAAACTTTGTTGATGTATATTTTATCTACACCATTGATGCTCATCCTTCAGATACTGCGGGGCCATATTCAAAAGATAACCGCTTGCAATTAACCTCTGAAAACATCAAAGAACATATTGATGCCAAACAACCTAAAACGTATGGCGAACGAAAACTGCTAGCCAGGCTCTTACAGCAGAAAAGCTATGTTATTCCCCCTATCCTTATCGATAATCCAGCTAATAGTTTTTGGTTGTCTTTTGGTCAGTCGCCTAATACGGCCTATTTAATTAAACCAAACGGAACAGTCTATTTTAGACAAACGTGGTTTCGTTTTCGTGATTTAGATGAGATAATCAGAGCTATTATTCGGCAATAGAGCATTTGGTACTTAATTATTACTTCATGCCTGGGCATTTTCAGATGGTTTAAATGCGGTTATCTGTCATACCTGATTAATTGTACAGCTATTTCTGCCAATAATCTGGTTATAATCAACTAGCCGGTCAGCAACCGGCTAGTTGATTGACTTTATTTGATATAGCGGAAATCTTCTCCACCTTTCAACGCCAGCAACGTTTCATACATGAGTTTAATCACATTCTGAACATCGTCTTTGTGAACAGTTTCGACAGTTGTATGCATGTATTTCAACGGAAGTGAGATCAGCGCAGACGCAATGCCTTCAGTGGCGTAGGCAAAGGCGTCGGTATCCGTTCCGGTCGAACGACTAACGGCCTGCCGCTGGAATGCAATGCTTTGCTGGTCAGCAACACCGATCATAAAATCAAGCACATTGTTTTGTACCGCAGGACCATAACACAACACCGGACCATCGCCACATTTAAGATCTCCCTGCTCTTTTTTATCGTATCTCGGCGATTGGGTGTCGTGTGTCACATCGGTACAAATGGCAAGATCGGGCCGGAGCCGACGGGCAATCATTTCGGCCCCACGTAAACCGATTTCTTCCTGAACCGCGTTGACCACATACAGCGTAAATGGCAGCGTTACGTTATTTTCTTTCAGGAGCCGGGCAACTTCAGCGATCATAAACCCGCCCATGCGGTTATCCAGGGCGCGACCAACGAAATAGCGATCGTTTAACTCCATCAAGCCATCAGAGAACGTACACACCGTACCGACGTGGACTCCCATATCCAGCACTTCCTGTTTGGTTGCTGCACCAATATCGATAAACAGATCAGTTACTTTAGGGGCAGTGTCTTTAGCGAGGTCGCGGACGTGGATAGCTGGCCAGCCAAATACGCCTTCTACAACACCCTTTTTGGTATGTAGATTGACTCGCATGGAAGGAGCTATAACGGCATCGGAACCACCATTTCGTCGGACGAATAGATAACCGTCGTCAGAAATAAAATTGACGAACCATGAAATCTCATCGGAGTGAGCCTCAATGACCACTTTATAGTCTTTCCCTGGCCCTATGACTCCTACTGCCGTGCCGTAGGTATCCACAATATGCTCGTCGATATAAGGCTTTAGGTAATCCAGCCAGATCTGCTGCCCCGACGATTCAAAGCCAGTTGGCGAGGCATTATTAAGGTACTGATACAGAAAGTTTTTACTGTGTTCGTTCATTGTGTGCTGAAAATAAGCCATTCATGGCTGGCTAAAGAGCCAACTCGAAATAGTGAATAAATGAAAATCAAATATAGGCTATTGCTTAACGTGCCAAACTTTAAGGCGCAAAAACTAATCAGTAATACTGAGATTAGATGAGGGAAGTTTTATAAACCCCGAATGCCCAGAAGATCATTGGGATTCGGGCAGATCGCCAGAAACTTCGCACGATCGCTTATTGTGCAAACGCCAGGAAAGTCACCCTGGCGGCCAAGCATATCGGTCATGAGTTGAAAATGGAGGTGTGGAGGCCAGTCACCATTTTCGGGGTAGGGGCCAATCTCCCCGATTTTATCGTCGACGTCAATTTGCTTTCCCACATATAGCCCATTCAGCGACGAACGCGTAAGATGACCGTAGAGGCTATAGAGCGGTTTCCTGCCAAAAGTATGTTCCAGAATAATGGTTGGGCCATAGTCGCCGAAGTTGGCATTGTCCTGAAAGCTATGGACGATCCCGGCTAAGGGTGCAAAGACGGGCGTTCCGGCTTCGGCCCAGAAGTCAATGCCGAGGTGAATCTCGCGGGGTTCTTCCTGGGTATTAAAGTGTTCGCTGCGACGGTAAATGACGCGGTGTTCGTTATAACCACCAAGGCCGACTTTAACGCCTGCTTCCTGTAGTTTCCCGGAAATATAATCAGTAAAGAGGTGCGTATCGGTTAAATCAAGCAATGCCAGGTCAGGATTTGTGGCCGACAAGTTGAGTAGTAAATAGGTATCTTTCTGGAAATTGAAGGGAAGAAGCATACGCAATGAGTGACGCAAAAGGTAAGACTAATTCAAAAGTTAAGAATTCTTTCGTTAAAACTATTAAGAATTGGCAATCGTATACTTTACAATCCTACAGAAACGTTGGAGTACTCTAACCACAATAGAAGGCTATGAAACGCAGTAGTGCATCTGGGATTTTATGTGTTTTCATCAGTTTTTTACTGCATAGCTGTACCATGAATGATACGTCACCCCTTGCCGGAGGCTGGCATCCAAGGTCAGATCTTAGCGGAACAGCTCGAAATGCGGCTGTAACATTTACCATTGGTGATCTGGCTTTTGTCGGAACCGGGGCCAATACCGATAAAGACCCACTTGCTGACTTCTGGCAGTATGATCCGGCAAAAAATTCCTGGACACAAATTGCCGACTTCCCCGGAAAAGCCCGTAGTGAAGCGGTTGGTTTTACTATTGGCGATAAAGGCTACGTTGGAACCGGCCTTGACCGGGTTACGGGCAATTTGCTACAGGATTTCTATGCGTATGATGCGGTCGCCAATAAGTGGACTCCGATAGCCGATTTTGGCGGGTCGGCCAGACGGTCGGCCATTGCATTTACCGTAGAGGGGATCGGTTTTGTAGCGACGGGGTCTGACGGTGCCGAACAGAAAGACTTATGGGCCTATACTCCCGCGACAGATTCCTGGACGCGTAAGGCAGATTTTGGCGGCCGGGCACGGCTTGGTGCCGCAACTTTTGTTATTAACAACATAGCTTATCTTGGAACAGGAAGCACCAATAATGTGAATCAAAATGATTTCTGGGCTTATGATGCCTCGAAAGACGTCTGGAAAGAGCGTCGGAATTTTACCGGAACATCCATCGCCCGTTCCTACAGCGTCGGTTTTTCGATTAATAAAATGGGATATCTCATAACAGGTGCCTGTACACAGCGTTCAGGCGATTACGACGTATGGGCGTATGATCCCACCGATGATTCCTGGGATACCAAATCGTCGTTTGAAGGGACGGCCCGAACACGAGCGGTTGGCTTTGCTACCAGCTCCAAAGGCTATATAACGACGGGGTCAAGCGGTCAGACGCGGTTTAATGATTTATGGGAGTTTACGCCGGATGGTAATTAGGTAGCCTTGCTGGTTTCGGATGCTGAAGGTATATTTACAACTATTTTTTCGTTATTACAGGCATATTCTTCGGCAAACTGACCAATTAACCTAACTGCATGGAAGCTACTATTGAGAAGCCCGTTAATGAGGCCACGCTTTTCGGCCATCCGATGGGCCTTTTCGTCTTATTTTTTACCGAAATGTGGGAGCGGTTCAGCTACTATGGTATGCGAGCCATTCTGCTGCTGTTTCTAATTGATAATGTTCGGGGTGGGATGGGCTTGACCGAAGCTGATGGGGCCGCTATTTATGGCATTTATACCGCTTCTGTTTACCTGCTTTCGCTGCCTGGAGGCTGGATTGCCGACAACCTGCTGGGGCAGCGCAAATCGATCCTGTACGGCGGCATAGTCATTATGCTCGGTCATATCATTTTAGCCATTCCATCGGGACCCGGATTGTTCTATGCCGGCCTCTGCACGGTTGCCATTGGAACGGGATTGCTGAAACCCAATATTAGCAGCCTTGTAGGCGAACTTTATCCTGAAGGCGGTGCTCGTAAAGACGCTGCCTTTTCTATTTTCTACATGGGTATCAATACTGGGTCGTTGCTCGGTATTTCGATCGTAGGCTATCTGGGACAGAAAATTAGCTGGCACTACGGATTTGGAGCCGCAGCTATCGCAATGGCGCTAGGTATCATTACTTTCAGGATGTTCGGCCAAAAATACCTCGGCGACCGGGGGCTCTTTGTGGTACCAACATCCGTTGGAGATGAAAAGTCGTCGACGGGCAATCGTTCGCTATTGGTGTTCCTGGCTGTGTTGGTGGCAATTCTGGCCGGTTTGCAACTGGCCGGAGTGATCGATATGACAACCGCGCAGGGGCTGGCTCAGGCAATGGGCACGATTATTTCGCTCATCGCTGTAAGTTACTTTGTTTATATTCTGGCTGCGGGTGGGCTCGATAGTGTCGAGAAAAAGCGGGTTGTCGTTCTATTCGTATTTTTTCTGGCATCAGCTTTATTCTGGGCGGGAAATGAACAACAAGGATCATCACTGCAAATTTTTGCCGATCGCTATACCGACCTTAACCTGTTTGGGTGGCAGATGCCTTCGAGCTGGTTTCAAAATCTAAATCCCGCTTTTATCCTCATTTTTTCGCCGGTTCTGGCGGCTTTATGGGTTTTCCTGTTCAAGCGAAAGATTGATTTTGCTGTTCCTGCCAAATTTGCGACTAGCCTACTGCTGCTTGGATTAGCTTATGTCGTTATGGTAGTAGCCTCCCGGCTGGCTCTTAGTGGTACTGGCGTTCGTACATCGCCTTTCTTTCTGGCATTTACGTATCTGTTCTTTACCCTTGGCGAACTGTTTTTGAGCCCCGTCGGGTTGAGTGCCTTTTCCAAATTATCCCCCAAACGCTATACTAGCCAGCTAATGGGCCTGTGGTTCGTAGGTACATCACTGGGGAACCTGATCGCCGGTCTGTTTGCGGGCGGATTCGATGAGAAAAATGTGCACCAGATGCCCGAAATGTTCCAGAAAGTTGCCTATTTCAGTCTGGGGTTTGGCTTTCTGCTTTTGGTACTTGTTAAGCCACTGAAGAAATGGATGGGAGGAATTGAGTAGCCAGTGTGCCGTAAACAGTCTTCACAATCGGGGATTTGGTCTCCTGTGCACGGACTTTATCCGCCTGCTTTCTTCACTTTATAACCTTTGCCTGTGAGCCACGTCAGTACTTTGTCGCGGTGGTCACCCTGAATCAGGATTTCGTTGTCTTTTGTTGAACCGCCTGCACCACAGGCGGTTTTTAGTTGCTTACCGAGATCTGTCAAATCAGCATTGGTGCCGATAAAACCGCGTATACTTGTTACGACCTTATTGCCGCCTAATTTCTCTAGCCAGATTTTCAGGTTTTGCTGGGCTGGAGGTATTGTTTCGGCTTCCGACTGATCGTCAGATTGGTAATCAAAGTCTGGATTGGTTGAGTAAACAATGCCACTGCGGTTTTTCTTGCTCATAGGTTTCGCTGTTTCCTGCAAAAATAGCGCTTTCGCTCAAAAGCGTGCCACGGTTATCAGGAACATCGTCAGTAACCGTGGCACGCTTTTGAGCGAACGCGCTAAAAAATACAGGCTTTTTATTGTTTAGCGCGTTCGCCCCTGTGCCGTGCGTACGTTTGTATTCCCGCCACTCACGGTACGCCACCACTTCCGGACGTGGTGCCCCAACCAGAGCCAGAATCCGGATAAAACGACGGCAGGGAGAATGACAAATTTGACGGCAAAAGCTGGCTCAGGTAGTGAGGCAACCGGCCCATAAATATAGCCCAGTATAGGAATGCTGGCCAGAATATGAAACCAGCGTATGATTTTACGTTCAGTAGCGGCTTTCATAACGTTGTTTGTTAAAGTTCCAGCATCTGCCGCACAGCTTCGCCATAGGTACTGCCCGTTGTCAGCTTGGTACCTTTCTTATCGCTCATGGCCAGCAGGAATTTGCCGTCGAAATGCTTATGGATTTCGGCAATTTTATGCCGATTGACCATCACCGACCGGCTCACGCGGACAAACGTGTCGGGCAGCTTTTCGTTGAGTGTTGTCAGCGTATAGGTTGTCAGAAACTTCTGCCCGTCCATCGTAGCCAGGAAAACATATTTGTCTTCGGCTTCAAAAAAAGCAATGTCTGACAGAGGAACCAGCCGGATTTTTTCGCCCGTTTTTACCGAGATTGAGTAGATTTCTTTCTTCGGCTGCATCTGGGCCAAAAGCCGCATTAAATTGTCCGACATCGGGCCGCTGCCTAACTCTGATGGATCGTTTCGCTCGACCAATGACCTGATTTTCTGCGCTGTACGAGCCAATCGATCTGCTTCAACGGGCTTTAGTAAATAATCGACCGAGTTTTCTTCAAATGCCCGAATCGCATACTGATCGAAAGCCGTGGCAAACACAACCAGCGGCATGGCTGTGAGTCGCGAAAGCATTTCGAAGCCGTTGAGCAATGGCATCTCGATGTCTAAAAAAATTACATCCGGGCGCTCTGCTTCGATCAGCGTTAAACCTTCGGCCCCGTTCGATGCGTCGCCTATAACCTCAAACGTATCATTGTATTTGATGAGAAGACGGCGTAACCGGCTAATAGCCAGTGGCTCATCGTCAATAAGTATGGTTTTGAGCGGGAATGTCATGGGATTAATGTGATTAAGCATCTGTATCGGGAATCACCAGCGAATAACCACTTCGAACTTTACTCATAAGAATAGATATGAGAACCTGCTTGAGTGGCCAGTTCTGAAGTTCTACGCGGGCGTCGTCGCCGTAGAGTAGTTTAAGTTTATCCTGAATGCTTCGTAGGCCATACCCACCGCTCATATCGTCGGAAAAAGCGGGGCCGTTATCATGGACACAGAGATTGAGTTCACCGTTTTTCTCATAAATACGGACGTCGATACGGCCTGCGTCGGCGCGTTTCGCGATCCCATGTTTGATGGCATTTTCGACAATGGGCTGTAACAAAAACTGAGGCAGTTTGAGCTCATTCAGGGCCGGATCGGCCACTTCAACGCTAAACGTTAACCGATTCCCGAACCGCACTTGTTCAACCTGTAGGTAGGTTCGAACCATCTCCAGTTCGTCGGCCAGGGTAGAAAATAATTCGCCATTGCGGCTTGTCGAGTAACGAAACAGTTTTGACAGCAACAACGTCATTTCTTCGGCCTTGTCGGGGTCCTCGTGAACCAGGCTGGCAATACTATTGAGGGCATTATACAGAAAGTGTGGATTAATTTTAGCCTGTAAAGCATCCAGTTCGGCCCGTGTTTTTAATTTCTCCAGATTCAGAAGCTGAATTTCCTGCTCTGAGAGCTTCCGGGTCAACTGGCGACCTTGTTGAAGAACATAAAGGAAGATGTTGGCGATGAGTAAATCACCTAATACATAGAAATACCAGGATGCTGTTTGCTCGACCCCGATGGGCCGTTTAGCTAATTCATCGATAAACGGTTTTCCCAACAGCATATATAAAACCGTATTGATGCTAAAGAAGCTGATAATTACGGCAACACTGACCAGTAGGTGTCTTACCCAGATGGCTTTAAATTGACTCGTAAGCCAACCCGATAGTGCCCATGTTAACAGGAAAACAGCGGCTCCATCGGTGATATTCTCGATGATCAGGAACCGATACAGGCCCGCTATCAGTGGATCGGTAGCATTGAGAATCAGATGAGTAAAATAGATGATCGCATTGCAACCATAGATCAGGAGAGCACCCAGAAAAGAGCCAATAAAGGTTCCCCAGCCTGGTTTCTGGAGCAGTGTCGTTAAGGTGATGGGTTCTGCTTTGATCTTTTCCGGGATGTATTTACTGCGCCCGGCAAAGTTGAATGTGGCTCCTTCTACATTAGCGCCCGTCAGGTTCACATTCATCAACCCGCAGAAATTCAGGTTCGCTTCATACAAATCGGCATCCGTAAAGTCAGCCCCGCTGAGTTCCGAAAAGCTTAGATTAG
This window harbors:
- a CDS encoding LytR/AlgR family response regulator transcription factor; this translates as MTFPLKTILIDDEPLAISRLRRLLIKYNDTFEVIGDASNGAEGLTLIEAERPDVIFLDIEMPLLNGFEMLSRLTAMPLVVFATAFDQYAIRAFEENSVDYLLKPVEADRLARTAQKIRSLVERNDPSELGSGPMSDNLMRLLAQMQPKKEIYSISVKTGEKIRLVPLSDIAFFEAEDKYVFLATMDGQKFLTTYTLTTLNEKLPDTFVRVSRSVMVNRHKIAEIHKHFDGKFLLAMSDKKGTKLTTGSTYGEAVRQMLEL
- a CDS encoding histidine kinase: MTREQLIGTIGKNGRRLNMRASDLADFDFSGIDLTQADLRFSNLARANFRGAILRQANLSFSELSGADFTDADLYEANLNFCGLMNVNLTGANVEGATFNFAGRSKYIPEKIKAEPITLTTLLQKPGWGTFIGSFLGALLIYGCNAIIYFTHLILNATDPLIAGLYRFLIIENITDGAAVFLLTWALSGWLTSQFKAIWVRHLLVSVAVIISFFSINTVLYMLLGKPFIDELAKRPIGVEQTASWYFYVLGDLLIANIFLYVLQQGRQLTRKLSEQEIQLLNLEKLKTRAELDALQAKINPHFLYNALNSIASLVHEDPDKAEEMTLLLSKLFRYSTSRNGELFSTLADELEMVRTYLQVEQVRFGNRLTFSVEVADPALNELKLPQFLLQPIVENAIKHGIAKRADAGRIDVRIYEKNGELNLCVHDNGPAFSDDMSGGYGLRSIQDKLKLLYGDDARVELQNWPLKQVLISILMSKVRSGYSLVIPDTDA
- a CDS encoding S66 peptidase family protein, whose product is MISPPFLRPGDTVGVVAPASWFPYEELVDGLRILRDDWKLNVLEGDSLHAIDGPFAGSDDLRRADLQRLFDDPSVKAVFAARGGYGCYRIVDQLDLTCLHESPKWLVGFSDITVLLSLFYKHGIQSLHGLMPRQFGYPDRSQSLESVRQWLFGEIPAHYAVPAHSLNRIGEAKGSLVGGNLTMLVNSLGTSTDIDFSGSILFIEDIDETLFSLDRMMTQLRRGGRLAKLAGLVVGQFSDMRLNPSLPFGKDAFSIIADSVFEYNYPIIFDFPAGHVTYNLALPIGRTVVMKVDSEKGELLF
- a CDS encoding Kelch repeat-containing protein; translation: MNDTSPLAGGWHPRSDLSGTARNAAVTFTIGDLAFVGTGANTDKDPLADFWQYDPAKNSWTQIADFPGKARSEAVGFTIGDKGYVGTGLDRVTGNLLQDFYAYDAVANKWTPIADFGGSARRSAIAFTVEGIGFVATGSDGAEQKDLWAYTPATDSWTRKADFGGRARLGAATFVINNIAYLGTGSTNNVNQNDFWAYDASKDVWKERRNFTGTSIARSYSVGFSINKMGYLITGACTQRSGDYDVWAYDPTDDSWDTKSSFEGTARTRAVGFATSSKGYITTGSSGQTRFNDLWEFTPDGN
- a CDS encoding deiodinase-like protein — its product is MNMWQVKNLYWVSAIAMLVFGCENANNDKIPIDTDKIVLMTSKGIKNNYKNFDKIGYKKGDKILDFTLFSLDGIRFNFSEILKINKPILLISGSYTCDITRRNMVDINSIAAKYKNFVDVYFIYTIDAHPSDTAGPYSKDNRLQLTSENIKEHIDAKQPKTYGERKLLARLLQQKSYVIPPILIDNPANSFWLSFGQSPNTAYLIKPNGTVYFRQTWFRFRDLDEIIRAIIRQ
- a CDS encoding peptide MFS transporter, with protein sequence MEATIEKPVNEATLFGHPMGLFVLFFTEMWERFSYYGMRAILLLFLIDNVRGGMGLTEADGAAIYGIYTASVYLLSLPGGWIADNLLGQRKSILYGGIVIMLGHIILAIPSGPGLFYAGLCTVAIGTGLLKPNISSLVGELYPEGGARKDAAFSIFYMGINTGSLLGISIVGYLGQKISWHYGFGAAAIAMALGIITFRMFGQKYLGDRGLFVVPTSVGDEKSSTGNRSLLVFLAVLVAILAGLQLAGVIDMTTAQGLAQAMGTIISLIAVSYFVYILAAGGLDSVEKKRVVVLFVFFLASALFWAGNEQQGSSLQIFADRYTDLNLFGWQMPSSWFQNLNPAFILIFSPVLAALWVFLFKRKIDFAVPAKFATSLLLLGLAYVVMVVASRLALSGTGVRTSPFFLAFTYLFFTLGELFLSPVGLSAFSKLSPKRYTSQLMGLWFVGTSLGNLIAGLFAGGFDEKNVHQMPEMFQKVAYFSLGFGFLLLVLVKPLKKWMGGIE
- a CDS encoding peptidoglycan DD-metalloendopeptidase family protein, whose protein sequence is MLLPFNFQKDTYLLLNLSATNPDLALLDLTDTHLFTDYISGKLQEAGVKVGLGGYNEHRVIYRRSEHFNTQEEPREIHLGIDFWAEAGTPVFAPLAGIVHSFQDNANFGDYGPTIILEHTFGRKPLYSLYGHLTRSSLNGLYVGKQIDVDDKIGEIGPYPENGDWPPHLHFQLMTDMLGRQGDFPGVCTISDRAKFLAICPNPNDLLGIRGL
- a CDS encoding M20/M25/M40 family metallo-hydrolase; its protein translation is MNEHSKNFLYQYLNNASPTGFESSGQQIWLDYLKPYIDEHIVDTYGTAVGVIGPGKDYKVVIEAHSDEISWFVNFISDDGYLFVRRNGGSDAVIAPSMRVNLHTKKGVVEGVFGWPAIHVRDLAKDTAPKVTDLFIDIGAATKQEVLDMGVHVGTVCTFSDGLMELNDRYFVGRALDNRMGGFMIAEVARLLKENNVTLPFTLYVVNAVQEEIGLRGAEMIARRLRPDLAICTDVTHDTQSPRYDKKEQGDLKCGDGPVLCYGPAVQNNVLDFMIGVADQQSIAFQRQAVSRSTGTDTDAFAYATEGIASALISLPLKYMHTTVETVHKDDVQNVIKLMYETLLALKGGEDFRYIK
- a CDS encoding translation initiation factor, producing the protein MSKKNRSGIVYSTNPDFDYQSDDQSEAETIPPAQQNLKIWLEKLGGNKVVTSIRGFIGTNADLTDLGKQLKTACGAGGSTKDNEILIQGDHRDKVLTWLTGKGYKVKKAGG